The genomic window AGCCCACGTACCCCGCCCTCGTGCTCCCCAACCCCAGCACCCCCGCCGGGAGCGCCACGGCCGCGCCCTccgacggcgccggcgccggctcgGGAGGCAACAAGTCCTCCAAGAGCTCCAAGCTCGTCCCGGCCATCCTGCTGCCGCTGCTCACCGTCGCCGTGCTCGGCCTCTCCATCGCCTTCTTCTTCAAGCGCCGCCGGACCAATGCCGGCCGCGGGGTCGGGGGCGGGTGCGTCGGCGGCGGGGACAGCAAGTTCCTGCACCCGGAGCGGGCCAGCCTCTTCGCGCGCGACGAGTTTGGCGGGAGCGGCAGGGGCGCGCCGGCCACCACGGCCGCCTCCACGGCCCCGTCGGCCGAGTTCCTCTACGTGGGCACCTTGGCCGGCAGGGAGGACGGGAAGAGCAGCGACACGACCTCGTCCGGAGACGAGGTGTCCCGGAGCTccggcggctcgccggagctgcgccCTCTGCCGCCGCTGGTGGGGCGGCAATGCGGGCCGGCCGGGTCGAGGAGCCCTGGCATCGGCGGGTCCTCCCCGTCGTCCGGGGACGAGGAATTCTACTCGCCGCGGGGATCGTCCAAGGCGTCGGGCTCGCAGCGGACGCTCGCAGCGGCGGTCCAGGCCGCCGTGGCCGCGCGCGACCGCTCCCGGACCCCCTCGCCGGGATCGGCCGTCAGCACGCCGTCGTACCCGTCTTCGCCCGGGGCGACGATGTCCCCTGCACCTTCCTCCCCGCCTCTCCTGTCAAGCCCCGGCCAGTCGTGCCGCCGCTCCGCCAAGGCAAGATCCGAGAGCGCGCGCGACGTCTTTGGCATGCCACCGACGcctccacccccaccccctccGTTCGCGCCGACacttccaccgccgccgccgcctcgccggaaacCACCGTCCccatcgccaccgtcctctccACTCGTGAGCACGCCGCCAGCTCTCAGATCCGCCACCGACACCATCTCAAAAAACCCATTCACCCAGCCACCAGCCCCACCGACAAGCACGCGCGGGCAACCTcctccgcccccgccgcctcctccgccgccgttgGGCTACTGGGAGAGCCGCGTTCGCAAGCCCGGCATGTCGAAAGAGGCCATGTCGCCAGCGCTGTCTCCGCCACCCCAAGCCGCCAATTCCAGGAGCGTTCCACCCACCGACGCTTTCCCCGGGCGGCTGCAGGACAATGCGGACCACGGCGACAAGTCCGAGGAGACCACGCCGCGGCCGAAGCTGAAGCCCCTGCACTGGGACAAGGTCCGGGCCAGCTCAGACCGAGCCATGGTGTGGGATCAGCTCAAATCCAGCTCATTCCAGTGAGTGCTCTGCAAAATTTGCATCTTTTCTCAGTCCAAAGTTTGTTCTTCATAGGTTTGCTGATCTATTTAGCTGAATTCTTGCAGGGTGAATGAGGAGATGATCGAGACGTTGTTCATCTGCAATCCGGCGAATGCGGCGCCGAAGGAGGCGACAAAGAGGCCGGCGCTGCCGACGCCCAAGGCGGAGAACAAGGTGCTGCTGGATCCAAAGAAGGCACAGAACATCGCCATCTTGCTGCGCGCTCTGAATGTTACCAAGGAGGAGGTCTGCGAAGCCCTCTGCGAAGGTGAACAAGACTAAATTCCTAAATTTGAGATGTTTGCGTCATTTTCTTGATGAGCTCTATACTGCATTGTGTTGAGAATTTGAGATGTTTGCATCATCCAGCAGCCTTCACTAATATACTTACCAATTTGCTATGTGTCTGTTCTACAGGTAACACGCAGAACTTTGGAGCAGATTTACTGGAGACCTTGCTAAAGATGGCTCCTACCAAGGAAGAGGAGATCAAGTTGAGAGAATTCAAAGAAGAGACATCTCCTATTAAGCTTGGCCCTTCTGAAAAGTTCCTTAAGGCGGTTCTTGATGTGCCTTTTGCTTTCAAAAGAGTAGACGCGATGCTTTATATTGCTAACTTTGAATCAGAGGTCAAGTACTTGAAGAACAACTTTGAGATCCTTGAGGTGAGCATCATTATTTTCCTAGCACCTCCACTTTTACTCCCACCACCGCTCTGTTTCATTAGCTAAATTATCATTCTTCGTTTGACAGGCTGCTTGCGATGAGCTTAGAAACAGCAGACTATTTCTGAAGCTACTGGAGGCCATTCTCAAGACTGGCAACAGGATGAATGTTGGCACAAATCGCGGCGATGCTCATGCATTCAAGCTTGATACTCTGCTCAAACTGGCTGATGTCAAAGGCACCGATGGCAAGACAACCCTTCTGCATTTCGTCGTGCAGGAGATCATCCGAACAGAGGGTTCCCGTCTCTCTGCCAGCAACCAATCGACACCAAGAACTCTTGCAAACCCTCTCCGAGATGAGCTTGAGTGCAAAAAGCTTGGCCTCCAAGTGGTGGCTGGCCTCGGGAACGAGCTCAGCAGCGTCAAGAAGGCGGCGGCAATGGACTCCGACGTGCTGAGCAGCTACGTTGCGAAGCTCGCAGGAGGAATAGAGAAGATCACCGAGGTGTTGCGGTTGAATGAAGAGCTGAACACGAGGGACGATGCATGGAGGTTCCATGACACGATGCAGAAGTTCTTGAAGAAGGCCGACGACGAGATCCTCAGGGTTCAAGCTCAGGAGAGCGTCGCGCTGTCGCTCGTGAAGGAGATCACCGAGTACTTCCACGGCGACTCGGCGAAAGAGGAGGCCCATCCTTTCAGGATCTTCATGGTGGTCAGGGATTTCCTCTCGGTGCTCACTCAGGTGTGCAGGGAGGTCGGCAGGATCAATGACCGCACGATCGCCAGCTCCGTGCGCCATTTCCCGGTGCCCGTCAACCCGATGATGCCGCAGTTGTTCCCGAGGATTCACGCGTTGAGAGCTGGAATCTC from Triticum aestivum cultivar Chinese Spring chromosome 3B, IWGSC CS RefSeq v2.1, whole genome shotgun sequence includes these protein-coding regions:
- the LOC123071709 gene encoding formin-like protein 1, producing MPSLRRPRRRGLPLPLLILLPILLASSRAVDGRAPAATARRQLHQPFLPDPSSSSSAPPSQAPPGPAPPFFPTLQAPPPPPGTPTAPEQPTYPALVLPNPSTPAGSATAAPSDGAGAGSGGNKSSKSSKLVPAILLPLLTVAVLGLSIAFFFKRRRTNAGRGVGGGCVGGGDSKFLHPERASLFARDEFGGSGRGAPATTAASTAPSAEFLYVGTLAGREDGKSSDTTSSGDEVSRSSGGSPELRPLPPLVGRQCGPAGSRSPGIGGSSPSSGDEEFYSPRGSSKASGSQRTLAAAVQAAVAARDRSRTPSPGSAVSTPSYPSSPGATMSPAPSSPPLLSSPGQSCRRSAKARSESARDVFGMPPTPPPPPPPFAPTLPPPPPPRRKPPSPSPPSSPLVSTPPALRSATDTISKNPFTQPPAPPTSTRGQPPPPPPPPPPPLGYWESRVRKPGMSKEAMSPALSPPPQAANSRSVPPTDAFPGRLQDNADHGDKSEETTPRPKLKPLHWDKVRASSDRAMVWDQLKSSSFQVNEEMIETLFICNPANAAPKEATKRPALPTPKAENKVLLDPKKAQNIAILLRALNVTKEEVCEALCEGNTQNFGADLLETLLKMAPTKEEEIKLREFKEETSPIKLGPSEKFLKAVLDVPFAFKRVDAMLYIANFESEVKYLKNNFEILEAACDELRNSRLFLKLLEAILKTGNRMNVGTNRGDAHAFKLDTLLKLADVKGTDGKTTLLHFVVQEIIRTEGSRLSASNQSTPRTLANPLRDELECKKLGLQVVAGLGNELSSVKKAAAMDSDVLSSYVAKLAGGIEKITEVLRLNEELNTRDDAWRFHDTMQKFLKKADDEILRVQAQESVALSLVKEITEYFHGDSAKEEAHPFRIFMVVRDFLSVLTQVCREVGRINDRTIASSVRHFPVPVNPMMPQLFPRIHALRAGISDDESSVASSP